From Ailuropoda melanoleuca isolate Jingjing chromosome 17, ASM200744v2, whole genome shotgun sequence, the proteins below share one genomic window:
- the TNK1 gene encoding non-receptor tyrosine-protein kinase TNK1 isoform X1 yields the protein MLPEASSLWLLRLLRDIQLAQFYRPILEELNVTRPEHFDFVRPEDLDGIGMGRPAQRRLAEALKKHRSGLKSKNWVYKILGGFAPEQKETTPPSDSHLSLPEPEGGLKCLIPDGAVCRGELLGSGCFGVVHRGLWTLPSGQSVPVAVKSLRVGPEGPVGTELGDFLREVSIMMNLEHPHVLRLHGLVLGQPLQMVMELAPLGSLHARLTAPAPIPPLPVALLCLFLRQLAGAMAYLGARGLVHRDLATRNLLLASPRTIKVADFGLVRPLRGARGRYVMGGPRPIPYAWCAPESLRQGAFSSASDVWMFGVTLWEMFSGGEEPWAGVPPYLILQRLEQDRARLPRPPLCSRALYSLALRCWAPHPADRPSFSYLEGLLQEAWPPEGRCVRDVTEPGALRMQTGDPVTIIEGSPDSATWKGQNGRTFKVGSFPASAVTLADAGVSPATRPVHRVSPAQGERHQGNVDGDRGKAKLRDVPPARAGRRNVPLQRMKVISKSLESVLSLGPRPTGGGSSPPELRHARAVPQGPPGLPSRPPFASSPSQPGQPPRERPPWPKREPPHSHPSGAPGASKATVPSGGLLPDPELQRRIMEVELGVHGVTHQECQAALRATGGDVVSAIRNLKVDQLFHLSSRSRADCRRILEHYQWDLSAASRYVLARP from the exons ATGCTCCCCGAGGCGAGCTCGCTGTGGCTGCTTCGGCTGCTCCGGGACATCCAGCTGGCCCAGTTTTACCGCCCCATCCTTGAGGAACTTAATGTTACCCGGCCGGAGCACTTTGACTTCGTCAGGCCCGAGGACCTGGACGGCATCGGCATGGGCCGGCCTG CCCAGCGCAGACTGGCCGAAGCTCTGAAGAAGCACCGTTCGGGGCTCAAGTCAAAGAACTGGGTCTACAAG ATCCTTGGGGGTTTTGCCCCTGAGCAGAAGGAGACCACCCCACCTTCGGACAGCCACCTGTCCCTCCCTGAGCCGGAGGGGGGACTCAAGTGTCTGATCCCGGATGGTGCCGTGTGCAGAGGGGAGCTGCTGGGCTCCGGCTGCTTTGGAGTGGTGCACCGAGGGCTGTGGACACTGCCCAGCGGCCAGAGC GTCCCAGTGGCTGTCAAGTCCCTCCGGGTGGGTCCTGAAGGGCCCGTGGGCACAGAGCTGGGGGACTTCCTTCGAGAGGTGTCCATCATGATGAACTTGGAGCACCCACACGTGCTGCGTCTGCACGGCCTCGTGCTGGGCCAGCCTCTGCAGATG GTGATGGAGCTGGCGCCCCTGGGATCCTTGCACGCGCGCCTGACCGCCCCGGCCCCGATACCCCCGCTGCCCGTggccctgctctgcctcttcctgcGGCAGCTGGCGGGGGCCATGGCATACCTGGGGGCCCGCGGGCTGGTGCACCGAGACCTCGCCACGCGCAACCTGCTGCTGGCCTCCCCGCGCACCATCAAGGTGGCCGACTTCGGGCTGGTGCGGCCGCTGCGCGGCGCCCGGGGCCGCTACGTCATGGGCGGGCCCCGCCCCATCCCCTACGCCTG GTGTGCGCCAGAGAGCCTGCGCCAGGGGGCCTTCTCTTCTGCGTCGGACGTGTGGATGTTTGGGGTGACGCTGTGGGAGATGTTCTCCGGGGGCGAGGAGCCCTGGGCAGGGGTCCCGCCGTACCTCATCCTGCAGCGGCTGGAACAGGACCGGGCCCGGCTGCCTCggcctcccctctgctccaggGCACTCTACTCCCTCGCCTTGCGCTGCtgggccccccaccccgccgACCGGCCTAGCTTTTCCTACCTGGAGGGGCTGCTCCAAGAG gccTGGCCGCCGGAGGGACGTTGTGTGCGGGATGTGACAGAGCCAGGCGCCCTAAGGATGCAGACTGGCGACCCCGTCACCATCATCGAGGGCAG CCCCGACTCCGCAACCTGGAAGGGCCAGAATGGCCGCACATTCAAAGTGGGCAGCTTCCCAGCCTCGGCGGTGACGCTGGCAGACGCGGGGGTCTCACCAGCCACCCGTCCAGTCCACAGGGTCTCCCCTGCCCAGGGAGAGCGACACCAGGGAAACGTAGATGG ggacagagggaaggcaAAGCTGCGGGATGTACCTCCAGCACGGGCCGGGAGAAGGAACGTGCCCCTGCAGAGAATGAAAG TCATTTCCAAGAGTCTGGAGTCCGTCCTGTCCCTGGGCCCCCGCCCCACAGGGGGTGGTTCGAGCCCCCCCGAACTTCGCCATGCCAGAGCTGTGCCTCAGGGACCCCCAGGCCTGCCATCCCGCCCTCCCTTTGCCTCCAGCCCTTCTCAGCCCGGCCAGCCCCCCAGGGAGCGGCCTCCCTGGCCCAAGAGAGAACCCCCCCACAGTCATCCCTCAGGAGCACCTGGAGCTAGCAAAGCCACCGTCCCCTCCGGAGGCCTCCTGCCCGACCCCGAGTTGCAGAGGAGGATTATGGAG GTGGAGCTGGGCGTGCACGGAGTCACGCACCAGGAGTGCCAGGCAGCACTAAGGGCCACTGGGGGAGACGTGGTTTCTGCCATCCGGAACCTCAAG GTGGACCAGCTCTTCCATCTGAGTAGCCGGTCCAGAGCGGACTGCCGACGCATCCTGGAGCACTACCAGTGGGACCTCTCCGCTGCCAGTCGCTATGTCCTGGCCCGGCCCTGA
- the TNK1 gene encoding non-receptor tyrosine-protein kinase TNK1 isoform X2 produces MLPEASSLWLLRLLRDIQLAQFYRPILEELNVTRPEHFDFVRPEDLDGIGMGRPAQRRLAEALKKHRSGLKSKNWVYKILGGFAPEQKETTPPSDSHLSLPEPEGGLKCLIPDGAVCRGELLGSGCFGVVHRGLWTLPSGQSVPVAVKSLRVGPEGPVGTELGDFLREVSIMMNLEHPHVLRLHGLVLGQPLQMVMELAPLGSLHARLTAPAPIPPLPVALLCLFLRQLAGAMAYLGARGLVHRDLATRNLLLASPRTIKVADFGLVRPLRGARGRYVMGGPRPIPYAWCAPESLRQGAFSSASDVWMFGVTLWEMFSGGEEPWAGVPPYLILQRLEQDRARLPRPPLCSRALYSLALRCWAPHPADRPSFSYLEGLLQEAWPPEGRCVRDVTEPGALRMQTGDPVTIIEGSPDSATWKGQNGRTFKVGSFPASAVTLADAGVSPATRPVHRVSPAQGERHQGNVDGDRGKAKLRDVPPARAGRRNVPLQRMKALLSPASPPGSGLPGPRENPPTVIPQEHLELAKPPSPPEASCPTPSCRGGLWRWSWACTESRTRSARQH; encoded by the exons ATGCTCCCCGAGGCGAGCTCGCTGTGGCTGCTTCGGCTGCTCCGGGACATCCAGCTGGCCCAGTTTTACCGCCCCATCCTTGAGGAACTTAATGTTACCCGGCCGGAGCACTTTGACTTCGTCAGGCCCGAGGACCTGGACGGCATCGGCATGGGCCGGCCTG CCCAGCGCAGACTGGCCGAAGCTCTGAAGAAGCACCGTTCGGGGCTCAAGTCAAAGAACTGGGTCTACAAG ATCCTTGGGGGTTTTGCCCCTGAGCAGAAGGAGACCACCCCACCTTCGGACAGCCACCTGTCCCTCCCTGAGCCGGAGGGGGGACTCAAGTGTCTGATCCCGGATGGTGCCGTGTGCAGAGGGGAGCTGCTGGGCTCCGGCTGCTTTGGAGTGGTGCACCGAGGGCTGTGGACACTGCCCAGCGGCCAGAGC GTCCCAGTGGCTGTCAAGTCCCTCCGGGTGGGTCCTGAAGGGCCCGTGGGCACAGAGCTGGGGGACTTCCTTCGAGAGGTGTCCATCATGATGAACTTGGAGCACCCACACGTGCTGCGTCTGCACGGCCTCGTGCTGGGCCAGCCTCTGCAGATG GTGATGGAGCTGGCGCCCCTGGGATCCTTGCACGCGCGCCTGACCGCCCCGGCCCCGATACCCCCGCTGCCCGTggccctgctctgcctcttcctgcGGCAGCTGGCGGGGGCCATGGCATACCTGGGGGCCCGCGGGCTGGTGCACCGAGACCTCGCCACGCGCAACCTGCTGCTGGCCTCCCCGCGCACCATCAAGGTGGCCGACTTCGGGCTGGTGCGGCCGCTGCGCGGCGCCCGGGGCCGCTACGTCATGGGCGGGCCCCGCCCCATCCCCTACGCCTG GTGTGCGCCAGAGAGCCTGCGCCAGGGGGCCTTCTCTTCTGCGTCGGACGTGTGGATGTTTGGGGTGACGCTGTGGGAGATGTTCTCCGGGGGCGAGGAGCCCTGGGCAGGGGTCCCGCCGTACCTCATCCTGCAGCGGCTGGAACAGGACCGGGCCCGGCTGCCTCggcctcccctctgctccaggGCACTCTACTCCCTCGCCTTGCGCTGCtgggccccccaccccgccgACCGGCCTAGCTTTTCCTACCTGGAGGGGCTGCTCCAAGAG gccTGGCCGCCGGAGGGACGTTGTGTGCGGGATGTGACAGAGCCAGGCGCCCTAAGGATGCAGACTGGCGACCCCGTCACCATCATCGAGGGCAG CCCCGACTCCGCAACCTGGAAGGGCCAGAATGGCCGCACATTCAAAGTGGGCAGCTTCCCAGCCTCGGCGGTGACGCTGGCAGACGCGGGGGTCTCACCAGCCACCCGTCCAGTCCACAGGGTCTCCCCTGCCCAGGGAGAGCGACACCAGGGAAACGTAGATGG ggacagagggaaggcaAAGCTGCGGGATGTACCTCCAGCACGGGCCGGGAGAAGGAACGTGCCCCTGCAGAGAATGAAAG CCCTTCTCAGCCCGGCCAGCCCCCCAGGGAGCGGCCTCCCTGGCCCAAGAGAGAACCCCCCCACAGTCATCCCTCAGGAGCACCTGGAGCTAGCAAAGCCACCGTCCCCTCCGGAGGCCTCCTGCCCGACCCCGAGTTGCAGAGGAGGATTATGGAG GTGGAGCTGGGCGTGCACGGAGTCACGCACCAGGAGTGCCAGGCAGCACTAA